Proteins from a genomic interval of Callospermophilus lateralis isolate mCalLat2 chromosome 1, mCalLat2.hap1, whole genome shotgun sequence:
- the Mterf1 gene encoding transcription termination factor 1, mitochondrial, with protein sequence MASRNLWYMRSNLFFGSRCWMIRYSAEILKSVSFRLFGVTCNNGDKEPLENEDLLNNLLTMGVDIDMAKKRQPGVFNRMVTNEQDLKMFLLSKGASKEVIASIISRYPRAITRTSESLSKRWDLWRKIMTSDLEIVNILERSPESFFRSNNNINLENNIKFLYSVGLSQKCLCRLLANAPRTFSNSLDLNKQMIEVLQEVCLFLGHNDPTDFVRKIISKNPFILIQSTKRVKANIEFFQSTFNLNKEELLQLLCGPGAGILDLSTECAKRNYINIKEKLFSLGCTEEEVQKFVLSYPDMIFLADKKFNDKIDCLIEEKISILQIIESPRVLDSSISTLKSRIKELVHAGYNLSVSNISLLSWSQKRFEAKLEKIKRLEQCLGS encoded by the coding sequence ATGGCATCAAGAAACCTCTGGTATATGAGAAGTAACCTTTTCTTTGGTTCAAGATGTTGGATGATTCGCTATTCAGCAGAAATCCTCAAATCAGTTTCATTTAGGCTTTTTGGTGTGACATGTAATAATGGAGACAAAGAGCCTTTGGAGAATGAGGACCTATTGAACAACTTACTTACTATGGGAGTTGATATTGACATGGCAAAGAAACGACAGCCTGGAGTTTTTAATAGAATGGTTACTAATGAGCAGGACCTAAAGATGTTCCTTTTGTCCAAAGGAGCTAGCAAAGAAGTGATTGCTAGCATCATATCAAGATATCCACGAGCTATAACACGCACTTCTGAAAGTCTTTCAAAACGGTGGGATCTGTGGAGAAAGATTATGACATCAGACCTTGAAATTGTAAATATTTTGGAACGTTCTCCTGAATCCTTTTTTCGATCCAATAACaatataaatttagaaaataatataAAGTTCCTCTACTCAGTTGGATTGTCCCAGAAATGCCTGTGTCGATTATTAGCCAATGCCCCTCGAACCTTTTCCAATAGTCTTGATTTGAATAAACAGATGATTGAAGTTTTGCAGGAAGTCTGTTTGTTCTTGGGTCACAATGATCCCACAGATTTTGTCAGGAAGATAATTTCTAAAAATCCTTTCATCTTAATTCAGAGCACCAAACGGGTGAAAGCTAACATTGAATTTTTTCAGTCAACTTTCAACTTGAACAAGGAAGAACTGCTGCAACTGCTATGTGGTCCAGGAGCTGGAATTCTAGACCTTTCTACAGAATGTGccaaaagaaattatataaatatcAAAGAGAAGCTGTTTTCTCTTGGATGTACTGAAGAAGAGGTACAGAAATTTGTCTTAAGCTATCCGGATATGATCTTCTTGGCAGATAAAAAGTTTAATGATAAAATAGACTGcctcatagaagaaaaaattagtattttacAAATAATTGAAAGTCCTCGGGTTCTGGATTCAAGCATAAGTACTTTAAAAAGTCGAATCAAAGAATTGGTACATGCTGGCTATAACTTGAGTGTCTCTAACATTTCTCTTCTATCTTGGAGTCAAAAAAGATTTGAAGCTAAACTGGAAAAAATTAAACGGCTAGAACAGTGCCtggggagttaa